The sequence TGAAGTGCTGCTCGTGGAGCAGCTTCTGGAGGGCCAGCTTCTCGCCCTCGGTGAGGAAGGGCAGCTCGCCGATGGCGTCCTCGCCATCCACGCCGTCCTCGCCCGCGGCCTTCGCCTTCTCCTTCTCCGCCTCCTCTTCCGGCGTCAGGCCCGCGCCGTACACCGCGAGGTAGCCGGGGAACTTCAACGTGCTGCCGGAGGCGCGGAACGTGGCCCGGCCCGCGGAGATGTCCGCGCTCGTCTGGTCATACACGGCCGGCTTCATCTGGCACGCCACGAAGCGGTTCCAGATGAGCTCGTAGAGGCGGTACATGTCCGTCTCGCCCATGGCCTCGAAGAACGGGCGCACGCGCTCGGGCGGGTACTCCAGGGACGTGGGCCGGATGGCCTCGTGCGCGTCCTGGGCGCTCTTGCGCGAGCGGTACACCACCGGCTCTTCCGGCAGGTAGTCCTTGCCGTACTTGTCGCCGATGAGCTCACGCACCGACTTCACCGCGTCGTCGGACAGACGGGTGGAGTCCGTACGCATGTATGTAATCAGCGCCGTCTGGCCCTCCTCGCCGAGGGGCACGCCCTCGTAGAGCTTCTGGGCCAGCGTCATCGTCTTCTTGGCGGTGAAGGACAGCCGGTTGGCGGCCTCCTGCTGCAGCTTGGAGGTGATGAACGGCGCGGGCGCGTTGCGGCGGCGCTCGCGGCGGTCCACCTTGGCCACCACGAACTCGGCCTTCTCCAGCTCGGTGACGAGGCCCTCGGTGGTGGCCCGGTCCTTCAGCTCCACCTTCTTGCCATCCACCTTGGACAGCTTCGCCTTGAAGGGCGGCGGGCCCACGGGGCCTTGCAGCAGCGCGTCCAGCGTCCAGTACTCCTGCGGGACGAAGGCCTTGATTTCGGCCTCGCGCTCCACAATCAGGCGCACCGCCACGGACTGCACGCGGCCGGCGGACAGGCCCCGGCGGATCTTCTGCCAGAGCAGCGGCGAAATCTGGTAGCCCACGAGCCGGTCGAGGATGCGGCGCGTCTGCTGCGAGTCGTAGCTGTCCTGGTTCAGCTCGCGCGGCTGAGCAATCGCCTCCTGGACGGCCTTCTTGGTGATTTCGTTGAAGGTGACGCGCATGGAGTCCGGGTGCGCGAGCTCTTCCTTGATGTGCCAGGCAATGGCCTCGCCCTCGCGGTCGGGGTCCGTCGCGAGGAAGACCTTGTCGGCGGACTTCGCCATCTTCTTGAGCTCGTTGAGGACCTTCTCCTTGCCCTTGATGACCTCGTACTCGGGCTGGAAGTCATGGTCCACGTCGACGCCCATCTTGCTCTTGGGCAGGTCCTTCACGTGGCCCACGGAGGCCTTCACCGTGTAGCCGGAGCCCAGGTACTTCTTGATGGTCTTCGCCTTGGCGGGAGACTCCACCACCACGAGGTAGTGCGGGCCCTTGCCACGGGGCGTGGCCTCCTCCTCCGCGTCCGCCTCCACGGTGGGAAGCGTGTCGTCGTCGCCCTTCTTGGTGCGACGGCGGGCCGCCGTCTTCTTCGCCTTGGCCGCCGGCTTCTTCTTGGCGGCCGTCTTCTTCTTGGCGGCAGCCTTGCGGGGCGACTTCGTCTCCTCCGCCGCCTCCGTCTCTTCCACCTGCTTCTTCGTCCGCGTGGCCATGACTCTCCTACCTAGACCTTTTCGTACACCTTGCCCGGGTGCTGGATGACCAGCCCCGTCAACTCCAGCTCCACCAGCGCGCTGGTGAGCGCCGCCGGTGAGAGGCTGCTGCCGAGCAGCACCTCGTCAAATGTCCGGGGAACCCGGTCCAACACCCCGTAGGTGCCCTTCGCTTCCGCGGAGAGCTCGTCCCACGAGGCCCCGGGGATTGGAGCCACCGTGTTCCCCGGCTGAACGCCCACCACCCGCCACACATCTTCCGGGCCCAGGCATGCGCTCGCATGCCCGTCCCGCAGCAGCTCGTTGCAGCCCACCGCCGCCGCCTGCCTCACATCCCCGGGCAGCGCGTATACCGGCCGCCCCTGCGCCCGCCCCGCCTCCGCCGTGTACAGCGCCCCGGAGCCCTTCCCCGCCCTCAACACCAGGACCACGTCCGATGCGCCGGAGATGAGTCGGTTGCGGCGCGGGAAAGTCGTGACGCTCGCCCGGACCCCAGGCGGGAGCTCGCTGAAGAACACGCCCCCACGCCCCAAAACGTGAGGAAGCAGGCGGGCTTGCGCCGGGTCCAACGCATCCAGGGCCGAGCCCACGAAGGCCCATGTCTCGCCGCCCACGTCCAGGGCGCCCCAGTGGCACGCCTGGTCCACGCCGATGGCCGCCCCCGACACCACCCCCACCCCCGCCGAAGCCACCCGCCGCGCGAAGTCCCGGGCAAAAGGTAGGAATCCATGGTCCGGATGGCGGCTGCCCACCATGGCCACCCGGCGCCGGGGAAGCCCGGGCTGCCCCCGGTAGAAGAGCAGCGGAGGCGCGTCCTCCACCTCCCGCAGCCGGTCCGGATACGTGGGCTGCCCGGCGAATGCCACCCGCAGGCCACCCCGGCGGCAGGCCTCCAGCACCCGCGCCGCCAGCGAAGGCAGCGCGTCCACCGCCGCCAGCCGCGTACGCACCTGTGAGGAGACCGGCGCCTGGGACACCCAGTCCCGTACAGGGACGGAGGCGAGCGCCGCGAGACTTCCATCCGCGAAGGCGCGCAGGGCGGCCAGCGTCCTCGGCCCCAGGCCGGGAACGGCCCAGAGTGCCAGGCATGCCTGCTCTTCCGCCGTGAGGCTGTCCGTCTCAGCGTCCGCCATACCGTCCCCTGCCTGTTTCCCACCTATATAGAAGATGGGTCCCCAGGAGGGGCGCGACACATAGACACCGGACCGCCACCGGTCAAGCACTCAGCCCCTCCATTGCCGGAGGGGATGCACATTTCCTGCCGGATTCCGGGCCCTTGGAAGCCCAGGAAATTCAGCGGCTGGCGGTGGGCTCGCCCACGCGCATGACGGCGCGGTCGCCTGCGACGAGCTCCTCCAGCGAGCGCACCATGAGGCAGTTGGAGGTGCGCTCCTTCACCTCGGTCACCAGGCAGGAGCCGATGTCCTCCCAGGGGAAGCGCTTCTCGCGCGCGGTGAGCGGCTTGGCGGGCTGGCCGAGCACCTGGAGGGACGGGTCCCCCTGACGGAGGATGGTGAAGGTGTTGCCGAGCTGCACGCCGTCCGCGCTGCCCTTGTCCAACACCACCGTGTGGAACTCGCCGAGCAGCGTCAGGTACGGCACCAGCGCGGTGACGACGGTGGCCTGGACCTCCTTGGCGTTGGGCTTCGGGGCCACGCGCTCGGTGAGGCGCTCACCCACGGGGCCCACCAGGTCGCCGCGCTCCATGCCGTCCCACGTGTCCACCACCTGGGCGGTGACGAAGTTGTCGCTCACGCGGATCACGCGCACCGTGCCGAGGAAGTCCGTGAGGTAGCCCAGCTTCTTCTTCGTCACCGGGTGGGTGACCGTCTGGGAGGTGTGGAAGACGACGTAGCGGTCCCCCACCTTGGCGTTGCCCTTCTTCTTGAAGCGGATGTAGGCGGTGTCCGGGAAGGACAGCATCAGCGCGCCGGAGGCGGAGCCCTCGATGCGGCCGGCCTCGTCCAGCTCACGCTGGGTGACGAAGCCCTGCGTCGTCACGGGGCGCGAGCTCGACACGTCGTAGCCAATCTTCCCCGTCACCGTGACGAGGTCGCCGCCGCTCAATTCGGTGGGCGCCGTGACGTCCTCGGCGGCGATTTCGGTGCCCGGGGCCACGCGGGTGGGCACCTCCTCGCCCGTGCCGTAGAAGCGCACCTGGTTGCCCGGGTAGATCCAATGCGGGTTGGCGATTTCGGGGTTGTAGGACCAGACCTTCGGCCAGTACCAGGGGCTGCCCAGGTAGCGCTGGGAGAGGTCCCAGAGCGTGTCGCCCTCCTGCACCTGGTGGACCTCGCCCGGGGCGCTCTCGCGGCCCTTGGTGCCGGGAGGCACGGACACGGTGCCCTGGGGACGCTCGGGCGCCTCGTCCATGACCTCGGCGCCCTCCGTCTCATTGCCGGTGTCCTGGTCCTGCTCCTCGCTGCCCTCCTGCTGGGCGCGTGCGCTCCAGGCCGGCGCGACGGCGAGGCTCAACATCAGCGAGGTGAGGATCCGGGAGCGCATCGCACGACGTCCTTTCGAAAGAGCCTTCACTGCGGGAGCGCGGCGAGCCGCTGCTCCGCCTGCGTGGCGGCGGCCGTCCCCGGGAACTGGGTGACGACACGGGTATAGAGCGCCTTGGCATCCGCGGCTTGATTGAGCCGCATCCGGCACTCGGCGAGCCGGAGCATGCTGTCCAGCATGGCATCTCCGGCGGGATAGGTCTTGATGAGCCGCTCGAAGGTGCGCGCGGCGTCCTTGAACTCGCTGAGGCCGATCAGCCCGAGCCCGCTGAAGTACAGCGCGTTGTCGGCGCGAGGGTGGCGCGGGTTCTCCTCCGCGAAGCGGCGCAGGCGCTCCACGCCGCCCTCCACGTTGCCGGTGCGCAGGAGCGACACGGCCTTGTCGTACTCGGCGTCCAGCACGTCCGGGTCCTTCTCCTCCGCGGCGTCGTCGCGCGAGGAGACCACCGTGGCGGCGTCGCCACCCGAGGAGGCCGACGCCCCGTCCGGCACGGCGCTGATGAACATCTCCATCTGCTCCGAGTCCGGCTCCACCACGGCCACCGCAGTGGGCAGCTTCGGCGCGGGCTCGTTGCGCGGCTTGAGCTTCACCACCGCCAGCTCCGGCGTGGCGCCCAGGCCGTCTCCCGAGGGCGAGGGGCTCGCATTCGAGGGCGCGGCCTTCGCGGCACCCTCACCGGAGCGGACCTTGTCCACCGCCGCGTGCGCCTCCAGGCGCTGCAGGCGCTCCGTGAGGCGCGCCTGCGACTCGCGCAGGGACTGCAGCTCCGCTCGCAACGCCCCCACATCCGCCTGGCTGGCGGCGTTGGACGCGCAGGCGCTCAGCACGCACAACGGCGCGGCGGCGAGCAAACGGAAGATGACGGAGCGCGCGGGCACGGGCCTCTTCGGACGGGAGTCGTCCCGAGGATAGGAAGGGCCGTCGGAGAGCGTCAAGAAAACGGCCGGCGCCCTAGAAGCGGTGCGCCACGTAGTTGAGGTGGCGACCGGTGCGCCCCGCGTCGCGCCGGTGGGAGAAGAAGCGCTCGGGCTCACATGCGGTACAGGCTGGTAGCACGTCCACATGTCCGGGCTTCAGTCCCGCGCGCAGCAGCGTCAGCCGCACCGCGCGTGACAAATCCAGCTTCACGGCGCCGCCGGAGGACTCCACCACCTCCGCGCCGAAGCGGCCGGTGAAGCGCTGGCCCAGCTCGCCGGACACCTCGTAGCAGCAGCGCTGGATGCAGGGCCCCACCGCCGCGAGCAGCCGCTCCGGCCGCGCACCCTTCGCCACCAGCACCTCCACCGCCCGCGCGCTGATGTCCGCGTCCGTGCCCCGCCACCCGGAGTGCACCGCCGCCACGCGCCGTCCGTCCGGGTCCACCAGCAGCACGGGCACGCAGTCCGCCGTGCCCACGGCCACCCAGGCGCCCGCGGCCTCCGTCCACAGCGCGTCCGCCTCGCCCTCCACGGGCTTGAGCTCCTCCCCTTCCCCGCCCCGCGACTCCAGCACCCTGTCACCGTGCACCTGCGACACGCGGCCCAGCGCGCCCAGCGGCGCCCCGGCGGCGGCGGCCAGCCGGCGGAGGTTCTCCAGCACGTTCTCCCGCGTGTCACCGGTGGAGAAGCCCAGGTTGAGCGACGCGTACGGCCCGTCCGAGACGCCTCCCGCGCGGGTGGCGAAACCGTGAGGGACAGGCAGCAGCGTGGACGTCAGGAACGCGGTCGACATGGGACTCCCGGAAACTCCGGCGACGTGCCGCTGACGAGTCGCGGCATCAAAGCAACACCAACGAAACAGGAAAATTCTGATGCGAGTACGTTTGACAGTCCGCGTCAGCCAATTGACAATTCCGTAGGAACTTCGTGAAACAAGTTTAAGCCACCGCTGCGGAGAGCTGCGAAGAAGCGCATGCCCCTGGGTCCCGACACTGTTGGCAGGAAGCTCCTGTGGAGCATCGCCCTGCCGGGGCTGGTGGTGGCCTTGGTGGGCATGGGCCACTTCTGGCGCGAGGCGCGGGTGGCGGTGCAGGACGCGACGCAGGTGGAGTCGCTCGCACTGGCGGAGTTCGTGGCCTCCACCTTCACGCTGCCGCAGGCGCCGGGCGCGGCGAAGGCGCACGAGGCGGTGACCGAGGTGCTGCGCTCGGACACGCGGCTGTTCCGCTCCGTGGAGGACGCGCGGGTGCTGACGCCGGACGGCATCATCCGCTTGTCGCGCCAGCCGAACGAGGTGGGCCAGCGGCACGCGGAGGCGGAGCGACTGATGGCTCCGGGGCCGGAGGCGGCGCGCTCGGTGGGCGGGGTGACGGAGGTGGTGCGGCCGCTGGGCGGGCCCGAGTGTGGAAGCTGTCACTCCGAGGAGGACGTGCCGGGCGCGAGCGTCCTGCAGATGCGCGTGGCGGAGCCGGCGCTGCACCAGCAGCTCACGGACATGTTCCGCGGCGCGCTGGGCGCCATGGTGCTGTTCATCGTCCTGCTGGCGCTGCTCACCGCGCTGGCGCTGCACTTCAACCTCACCCGCCCGTTGCGCAGGCTGAGCGTGGCGATGGGACGCGCGGAGGCCGGCGACCTGCTGGTGCGCGCGGACGCACGCGGCACGGACGAGCTGGCGCGGCTGGGCGCGGCCTTCAACCAGATGCTGGCGCGGCTCACCGCGATGAAGGCGGAGGAAATCGACACCCACCGCGACCTGGAGGTCGTGAAGGAGAAGCTGGTCCTCAAGGAGGCGCTGGAGGTGCGCCTGCGCGAGCTGTCGCTGCTCTTCGACGTGGCGCGCTCGCTCAACGCCACGCTGGAGCTGGACGAGTTGCTGGAGGCCATCACCCGGCTGGTGGTGGAACGGCTCCAGATTCCGGACTTCTCCATCATGCTCCTCAACGTGGAAGGCCTGCTGGAGGTGAAGCACGCGTGGCCCGAGGGGCGCGGCACGGAGGGCCTCACCTTCGCGCTGGGCGAGGGAGCGTGCGGGCGCGCGGCCGAGATGCTCAAGGCGGTGTACCTGCCGGACC comes from Pyxidicoccus parkwaysis and encodes:
- the topA gene encoding type I DNA topoisomerase: MATRTKKQVEETEAAEETKSPRKAAAKKKTAAKKKPAAKAKKTAARRRTKKGDDDTLPTVEADAEEEATPRGKGPHYLVVVESPAKAKTIKKYLGSGYTVKASVGHVKDLPKSKMGVDVDHDFQPEYEVIKGKEKVLNELKKMAKSADKVFLATDPDREGEAIAWHIKEELAHPDSMRVTFNEITKKAVQEAIAQPRELNQDSYDSQQTRRILDRLVGYQISPLLWQKIRRGLSAGRVQSVAVRLIVEREAEIKAFVPQEYWTLDALLQGPVGPPPFKAKLSKVDGKKVELKDRATTEGLVTELEKAEFVVAKVDRRERRRNAPAPFITSKLQQEAANRLSFTAKKTMTLAQKLYEGVPLGEEGQTALITYMRTDSTRLSDDAVKSVRELIGDKYGKDYLPEEPVVYRSRKSAQDAHEAIRPTSLEYPPERVRPFFEAMGETDMYRLYELIWNRFVACQMKPAVYDQTSADISAGRATFRASGSTLKFPGYLAVYGAGLTPEEEAEKEKAKAAGEDGVDGEDAIGELPFLTEGEKLALQKLLHEQHFTQPPPRFSEATLVKELEERGIGRPSTYAAILSTIQDKKYVEKLEGRFRPTDLGQMTNEMLVKHFPHELDVTFTATMEEKLDQISEGGTSWKAVLHDFYGPFKETLEKAKAEMRDVKREEIKTDIACEKCGNPFVIKFGKMGHFLACSNYPDCKNTKDFKRDAEGKIVIVEEETTDEKCEKCGKPMVIKRGRFGRFMACSGYPECKTSKPISIGVSCPECKQGYLTERRSGRGKIFFGCNRYPDCKFAAWDRPLAEACPQCASPYLLQKFSKRDGAYISCPNKECDYRREVVEQAGVPGSPEASSAA
- a CDS encoding DNA-processing protein DprA; translation: MADAETDSLTAEEQACLALWAVPGLGPRTLAALRAFADGSLAALASVPVRDWVSQAPVSSQVRTRLAAVDALPSLAARVLEACRRGGLRVAFAGQPTYPDRLREVEDAPPLLFYRGQPGLPRRRVAMVGSRHPDHGFLPFARDFARRVASAGVGVVSGAAIGVDQACHWGALDVGGETWAFVGSALDALDPAQARLLPHVLGRGGVFFSELPPGVRASVTTFPRRNRLISGASDVVLVLRAGKGSGALYTAEAGRAQGRPVYALPGDVRQAAAVGCNELLRDGHASACLGPEDVWRVVGVQPGNTVAPIPGASWDELSAEAKGTYGVLDRVPRTFDEVLLGSSLSPAALTSALVELELTGLVIQHPGKVYEKV
- a CDS encoding LysM peptidoglycan-binding domain-containing protein, whose translation is MRSRILTSLMLSLAVAPAWSARAQQEGSEEQDQDTGNETEGAEVMDEAPERPQGTVSVPPGTKGRESAPGEVHQVQEGDTLWDLSQRYLGSPWYWPKVWSYNPEIANPHWIYPGNQVRFYGTGEEVPTRVAPGTEIAAEDVTAPTELSGGDLVTVTGKIGYDVSSSRPVTTQGFVTQRELDEAGRIEGSASGALMLSFPDTAYIRFKKKGNAKVGDRYVVFHTSQTVTHPVTKKKLGYLTDFLGTVRVIRVSDNFVTAQVVDTWDGMERGDLVGPVGERLTERVAPKPNAKEVQATVVTALVPYLTLLGEFHTVVLDKGSADGVQLGNTFTILRQGDPSLQVLGQPAKPLTAREKRFPWEDIGSCLVTEVKERTSNCLMVRSLEELVAGDRAVMRVGEPTASR
- a CDS encoding tetratricopeptide repeat protein, coding for MPARSVIFRLLAAAPLCVLSACASNAASQADVGALRAELQSLRESQARLTERLQRLEAHAAVDKVRSGEGAAKAAPSNASPSPSGDGLGATPELAVVKLKPRNEPAPKLPTAVAVVEPDSEQMEMFISAVPDGASASSGGDAATVVSSRDDAAEEKDPDVLDAEYDKAVSLLRTGNVEGGVERLRRFAEENPRHPRADNALYFSGLGLIGLSEFKDAARTFERLIKTYPAGDAMLDSMLRLAECRMRLNQAADAKALYTRVVTQFPGTAAATQAEQRLAALPQ
- the pgeF gene encoding peptidoglycan editing factor PgeF, with amino-acid sequence MSTAFLTSTLLPVPHGFATRAGGVSDGPYASLNLGFSTGDTRENVLENLRRLAAAAGAPLGALGRVSQVHGDRVLESRGGEGEELKPVEGEADALWTEAAGAWVAVGTADCVPVLLVDPDGRRVAAVHSGWRGTDADISARAVEVLVAKGARPERLLAAVGPCIQRCCYEVSGELGQRFTGRFGAEVVESSGGAVKLDLSRAVRLTLLRAGLKPGHVDVLPACTACEPERFFSHRRDAGRTGRHLNYVAHRF
- a CDS encoding GGDEF domain-containing protein encodes the protein MPLGPDTVGRKLLWSIALPGLVVALVGMGHFWREARVAVQDATQVESLALAEFVASTFTLPQAPGAAKAHEAVTEVLRSDTRLFRSVEDARVLTPDGIIRLSRQPNEVGQRHAEAERLMAPGPEAARSVGGVTEVVRPLGGPECGSCHSEEDVPGASVLQMRVAEPALHQQLTDMFRGALGAMVLFIVLLALLTALALHFNLTRPLRRLSVAMGRAEAGDLLVRADARGTDELARLGAAFNQMLARLTAMKAEEIDTHRDLEVVKEKLVLKEALEVRLRELSLLFDVARSLNATLELDELLEAITRLVVERLQIPDFSIMLLNVEGLLEVKHAWPEGRGTEGLTFALGEGACGRAAEMLKAVYLPDLADRTSVFARRGLVEGALDTGALLAVPMVHMGTLLGVMNFQRPEVASFSAEEIELLTAVADLAATAVKNARLHAETVKLTMTDPLTGVPNRRHLFQRMELELARAQRFGMPLALLMVDVDHFKRLNDVAGHRVGDETLRHVCDVLRVRVRKVDTLARYGGEEFVLLLPQATKEDAVEVAEKLRRAVADNVSLTQPGLPGSHVTVSVGVAHYPTDANTQEELVDCADAALYCSKRTGRNRTTPYEPGMEMHPGRERGPHAPAADAPTVPTNTTPGGVAKA